A part of Biomphalaria glabrata chromosome 3, xgBioGlab47.1, whole genome shotgun sequence genomic DNA contains:
- the LOC106074546 gene encoding carboxylic ester hydrolase LipN-like, with amino-acid sequence MDIIEKLKAKYKLSSETETFLKMKLDQLANGGALEGVESPSKDDTIEPNEKIAADFDGQVKEFSVPSAGVPDGIPIDVIKPNNCARRPGILVNFHGGGNVYGSRKTTEALCKLLAKELKCVVVNVEYRLAPEHKFPAMFDDGKAVVRWVLMNKSLVGGENDSKVGVIGSSSGGGIAATIAFEVPGLDYQILVYPFLDWRCQGNSFDEFEFPGSSINMSEMIRKGVEMCIRTEADKTNVRASPLLRNDFTVLPPTLLIIAEIDPYKDSNYEFKSKMKAANAVCESKLMKGAIHGFFSLPGQFQETNLRAREIIAQFYKKYGVC; translated from the exons ATGGATATAATTGAAAAACTGAAAGCTAAATACAAG CTGTCTTCTGAGACGGAGACATTTCTTAAGATGAAATTGGATCAATTAGCCAATGGTGGTGCATTGGAAGGAGTTGAGTCCCCTAGCAAGGATGACACCATAGAACCCAATGAAAAAATAGCAGCAGATTTTGATGGACAAGTTAAAGAGTTTTCAGTGCCCTCTGCTGGGGTGCCTG ATGGAATCCCCATTGATGTGATCAAACCAAACAACTGTGCTCGTAGACCTGGTATACTGGTTAACTTTCATGGAGGTGGCAATGTTTATGGCTCTAGGAAAACGACAGAGGCTCTGTGTAAACTCCTGGCCAA GGAGTTGAAATGTGTGGTTGTGAATGTTGAGTATCGCTTGGCTCCAGAACACAAGTTTCCAGCCATGTTTGATGATGGTAAAGCTGTTGTCCGATGGGTGCTGATGAATAAATCACTTGTTG GCGGTGAGAATGACAGTAAAGTTGGTGTGATAGGTTCAAGCTCTGGAGGAGGTATTGCAGCTACGATAGCATTTGAAGTGCCAGGACTGGATTATCAG ATACTGGTGTACCCTTTCCTAGACTGGCGTTGCCAAGGAAACAGCTTTGATGAATTTGAATTCCCTGGCAGCAGTATAAACATGTCAGAAATGATAAGAAA AGGTGTAGAAATGTGCATCAGGACAGAGGCAGACAAAACTAATGTCAGAGCTTCACCTCTTTTGCGTAACGACTTCACTGTTCTCCCTCCGACACTTTTAATTATTGCAGAGATAGATCCTTACAAGGATTCTAATTATG agtTTAAGTCCAAAATGAAGGCAGCCAATGCTGTCTGTGAGAGTAAACTGATGAAAGGGGCTATACatggatttttttctttgccgG GTCAGTTCCAAGAAACCAACCTCAGAGCCAGAGAGATCATAGCTCAGTTCTACAAAAAGTATGGCGTTTGTTAA